The following are encoded in a window of Rosa chinensis cultivar Old Blush chromosome 4, RchiOBHm-V2, whole genome shotgun sequence genomic DNA:
- the LOC112195894 gene encoding major strawberry allergen Fra a 1.05-like: MGVFTYETEFTSVIPPPRLFKAFILDADNLIPKIAPQAVKCAEIIEGDGGVGTIKKISFGEGSQFGSVTHKIDGIDKDNFVYSYSLVEGDALSDKIEKISYETKLVASSDGGSIIKSTSNYHTKGDVEIKEEHVKAGKEKASHLFKLVEGYLLANPNEYS; this comes from the coding sequence ATGGGTGTGTTCACTTATGAAACCGAGTTCACATCCGTCATCCCACCACCAAGATTGTTCAAGGCTTTTATCCTTGATGCCGACAATCTCATCCCCAAGATTGCTCCACAAGCAGTTAAGTGTGCTGAAATCATCGAAGGAGATGGAGGTGTAGGAACCATCAAGAAGATCTCCTTTGGTGAAGGCAGCCAGTTCGGCTCTGTGACACACAAGATCGATGGGATTGACAAAGACAACTTTGTCTACAGCTACAGTTTAGTCGAAGGAGATGCCTTGTCCGACAAGATTGAGAAGATCTCTTACGAGACCAAATTGGTGGCATCTTCCGATGGAGGATccatcatcaagagcaccagTAACTACCACACCAAAGGTGACGTGGAGATCAAGGAAGAGCATGTTAAGGCTGGAAAAGAGAAGGCGTCCCACCTCTTCAAGCTTGTTGAAGGCTACCTCTTGGCCAATCCTAATGAATACTCTTAA
- the LOC112197957 gene encoding major strawberry allergen Fra a 1.08-like, whose protein sequence is MGVFTYETEFTSVIPPPRLYKAFVLDADNLIPKIAPQAVKSTEIVQGDGGVGTIKKIHLGEGSEYSYVKHQIDGLDKDNFVYNYSIIEGDAIGDKVEKISYEIKLVASPSGGSIIKSTSHYHCKGEVEIKEEHVKAGKERAAGLFKIIENHLLANPEAYN, encoded by the coding sequence ATGGGCGTATTCACTTATGAAACCGAGTTCACCTCTGTCATCCCACCACCAAGACTCTACAAGGCCTTTGTCCTTGATGCTGATAACCTCATCCCCAAGATTGCACCACAGGCTGTGAAGAGTACTGAAATCGTTCAAGGTGATGGAGGTGTTGGAACCATCAAGAAGATTCACCTCGGTGAAGGAAGCGAATACAGCTATGTGAAGCATCAGATTGATGGACTTGACAAAGACAACTTTGTGTACAACTACAGTATAATTGAAGGTGATGCCATCGGAGACAAAGTTGAGAAAATCTCTTACGAGATTAAGTTGGTGGCATCTCCAAGTGGAGGCTccatcatcaagagcaccagCCACTACCATTGCAAAGGTGAGGTTGAGATCAAGGAAGAGCATGTCAAGGCCGGAAAAGAAAGAGCCGCTGGTTTGTTCAAGATCATTGAGAACCACCTTTTGGCCAACCCTGAGGCCTACAACTAA